In Aquimarina spinulae, a single window of DNA contains:
- a CDS encoding tRNA pseudouridine synthase A, which translates to MFRKRYYYIIQLQYLGFRYHGWQKQPTVNTLQRMVERTIAYVLEHKDFKVLATGRTDAKVSANETYIELFVDHQPLDIEVFYPLLNQNLPQDIRALGIEETNEQFNIIQSPKSKEYLYLFSFGEKFHPFCAPFMYNIAEELDIDLMQEAASLFVGKHNFRSYCHRPTKNTILEGEVTHCEIKKNEAYTASFFPKESYLLRVKGEGFKRNQIRLMMGVLLDLGKGKINLDFIRQTLDPESEEIVLEHIVPGSGLILNSVEFKT; encoded by the coding sequence TAGATATCATGGTTGGCAGAAACAGCCTACAGTAAATACTCTTCAGCGAATGGTAGAGCGAACAATTGCTTATGTTCTGGAACATAAAGATTTTAAAGTCCTGGCAACAGGAAGAACAGATGCTAAGGTATCGGCTAATGAAACTTATATTGAGTTGTTTGTAGACCATCAACCTTTGGATATTGAAGTATTTTATCCTTTATTGAATCAAAACCTTCCTCAGGATATTAGGGCCTTGGGTATTGAAGAAACTAATGAGCAGTTTAATATTATTCAATCTCCGAAGAGTAAAGAATATTTGTATTTATTCTCCTTTGGGGAGAAATTTCATCCATTTTGCGCTCCGTTTATGTACAATATTGCAGAAGAACTTGATATAGATTTAATGCAAGAAGCCGCTTCGCTATTTGTAGGAAAACATAATTTTAGATCGTATTGCCACAGGCCAACAAAAAATACAATTTTAGAAGGTGAAGTAACACATTGTGAAATTAAAAAAAATGAAGCGTATACTGCTAGTTTTTTTCCAAAAGAAAGTTATCTTTTACGAGTAAAAGGCGAAGGGTTTAAAAGAAACCAAATTCGCTTAATGATGGGGGTATTATTGGATTTAGGAAAAGGAAAAATAAATCTTGATTTCATTAGGCAAACCCTGGATCCTGAATCAGAAGAAATTGTATTAGAACATATAGTGCCTGGTTCTGGATTAATATTAAACTCTGTTGAATTTAAAACATAA